Proteins found in one Paraburkholderia caballeronis genomic segment:
- the pyrH gene encoding UMP kinase, whose product MPTPAYKRVLLKLSGEALMGDDAFGINRATIERMVADVAEVVQLGTQLAVVIGGGNIFRGVAGGAAGMDRATADYMGMLATMMNALALQDAMRHAGIEARVQSALRMDQVVEPYIRPRAIRQLEEGRVVIFAAGTGNPFFTTDTAAALRGSEIGAEVVLKATKVDGVYSADPKKDPSATRYTTISFDEAISRNLQVMDATAFALCRDQKLPIRVFSIVKPGALKRIILGEDEGTLVHV is encoded by the coding sequence ATGCCCACACCCGCCTACAAACGCGTTCTGCTCAAACTCTCCGGCGAAGCCCTGATGGGCGATGATGCGTTCGGCATCAACCGCGCCACGATCGAAAGGATGGTGGCGGACGTGGCCGAGGTGGTGCAGCTCGGCACGCAGCTCGCGGTCGTGATCGGCGGCGGCAACATCTTCCGCGGCGTCGCGGGCGGCGCGGCCGGCATGGACCGCGCGACCGCCGACTACATGGGCATGCTCGCGACGATGATGAACGCGCTCGCGCTGCAGGACGCGATGCGCCACGCGGGCATCGAGGCGCGCGTCCAGTCGGCGCTGCGGATGGATCAGGTCGTCGAGCCGTACATCCGGCCGCGCGCGATCCGTCAACTGGAAGAAGGCCGGGTCGTGATCTTCGCGGCCGGCACCGGCAACCCGTTCTTCACGACCGACACCGCGGCCGCGCTGCGCGGCTCGGAGATCGGCGCGGAAGTCGTGCTGAAGGCGACCAAGGTCGACGGCGTGTATTCGGCGGACCCGAAGAAAGACCCGAGCGCGACGCGCTATACGACGATCAGCTTCGACGAGGCGATCAGCCGCAACCTGCAGGTGATGGACGCGACCGCGTTCGCGCTGTGCCGCGACCAGAAGCTGCCGATCCGGGTGTTTTCGATCGTCAAGCCGGGCGCGCTGAAGCGCATCATCCTCGGCGAAGACGAAGGCACGCTCGTCCACGTGTAA